Proteins from one Acidobacteriota bacterium genomic window:
- a CDS encoding CIA30 family protein, with protein sequence MTIIDFSRGDVTWPHINDGVMGGISSGGMSAAEGYATFQGTVSFENNGGFSSVRSQAVVHDLSAFEGLVLRVRGDGKRYGFRLKTDASFDGVSYQFQIQPPAGQWTEISAPFIDFIPVYRGRLVRNHPSLDPSRITTFGLIISRQDGPFRIDIESVRAYPSDHDQETMR encoded by the coding sequence ATGACGATCATTGACTTTTCTCGAGGAGACGTGACCTGGCCGCACATCAACGACGGGGTGATGGGCGGTATCTCGTCGGGCGGGATGTCCGCAGCCGAAGGCTACGCCACTTTTCAAGGCACGGTGTCCTTCGAGAACAACGGCGGGTTCTCCTCCGTTCGCTCGCAGGCCGTGGTGCACGATCTCTCGGCTTTCGAGGGTCTTGTTCTCCGGGTTCGAGGCGACGGCAAGCGTTACGGATTTCGGCTCAAAACCGACGCTTCGTTCGACGGTGTCAGCTATCAGTTCCAGATCCAACCGCCAGCGGGGCAATGGACCGAAATCTCCGCCCCCTTCATCGACTTCATTCCTGTGTATCGCGGCCGGCTGGTCCGGAATCATCCGTCACTCGATCCGAGCCGGATCACGACCTTCGGTCTGATCATCAGCCGACAGGACGGCCCGTTTCGCATCGACATCGAGTCCGTTAGGGCCTATCCGTCGGACCACGATCAGGAAACCATGCGGTGA
- a CDS encoding TIGR02450 family Trp-rich protein: MSKWTAVSPVNREKHFLVVDWVRNEEGDPTDRLIVEAVLTKRLLEIHWSELEDSRSWQVGWR, encoded by the coding sequence ATGTCCAAATGGACCGCAGTATCTCCGGTCAATCGAGAAAAACACTTCCTCGTCGTCGACTGGGTTCGAAATGAAGAAGGGGACCCGACTGACCGCCTCATCGTCGAGGCAGTCCTGACAAAGAGGTTGCTGGAGATTCACTGGTCGGAGCTCGAGGATTCCCGGTCATGGCAGGTCGGGTGGCGGTGA